The Edaphobacter sp. 12200R-103 genome contains a region encoding:
- a CDS encoding ComF family protein, which produces MSRVLKSPGQLMRAVVDDLVTTFFPADCRVCGGPLPGAGLSPLCQICLDALREQGSELCARCGEALDLDGVRFRQQAGGEGAFCSPCRMAPPEFERAQAWGVYTDGMRDAIRLLKYEREEPLARPLGLLLARVVTKLAEEGMSRGVTVIAVPLHPRKQRQRGYNQSVLLADEAVRSLRAEGWPLKVQHAAMVRMRQTDSQFGLSSRERRRNLRGAFVVRDPQAVHGCEVLLIDDIYTTGATARECARVLRQAGATKVWVATVARAQKEMVARWDASSGESLRGEVELAAR; this is translated from the coding sequence GTGTCCCGCGTGCTCAAGAGTCCTGGCCAACTGATGCGGGCTGTCGTTGACGATCTGGTAACAACCTTCTTTCCAGCTGATTGCAGGGTCTGTGGGGGACCGCTGCCGGGCGCTGGGCTTTCCCCTCTATGTCAGATATGTCTGGATGCGCTGCGCGAACAGGGCTCGGAGTTGTGTGCCCGTTGCGGCGAGGCCTTGGACCTGGATGGCGTGCGCTTCCGGCAGCAGGCTGGAGGCGAAGGGGCGTTCTGTTCACCCTGCCGCATGGCTCCGCCGGAGTTCGAACGCGCTCAAGCGTGGGGTGTGTACACCGACGGTATGCGCGATGCCATCCGGCTCCTGAAGTATGAGCGTGAGGAGCCGCTGGCGCGTCCTCTGGGCCTTCTGCTGGCTCGTGTGGTGACGAAGCTGGCAGAGGAGGGTATGTCGCGGGGTGTAACGGTGATTGCTGTTCCGCTGCATCCACGCAAGCAGCGTCAGCGCGGATATAACCAATCGGTCCTGCTGGCCGATGAAGCGGTGCGGAGTCTTCGCGCCGAGGGATGGCCGTTGAAGGTGCAGCACGCTGCGATGGTGCGGATGCGGCAGACGGACAGCCAGTTTGGGCTGAGTTCGCGTGAGCGTCGGCGAAATCTGCGAGGCGCGTTTGTCGTGCGCGATCCGCAGGCCGTCCATGGCTGTGAGGTCCTGCTGATCGACGACATCTACACCACTGGAGCGACCGCGCGGGAGTGCGCGCGTGTGCTGCGGCAGGCGGGAGCAACGAAGGTCTGGGTGGCGACGGTGGCACGCGCGCAGAAGGAGATGGTCGCGCGGTGGGATGCATCGTCGGGTGAATCTTTGCGAGGCGAGGTGGAATTGGCTGCCAGATAA
- a CDS encoding HNH endonuclease translates to MQSGKQRRQGHNGKRHAGHPPELPRVATVTEVRAGVFRQPAMQTPVLVLNASYEPINICGARRALVLVLKGVARTEEEQGQMLHAAKVNVPMPSVIRLLEYRRIPHQTRALSRKNILLRDRNSCQYCDAILTAAELTLDHVIPRSRGGLSTWENLVACCHACNRKKGNQMLHELTDMRLKREPRPFSLHTSRHIMRMIGSADAAWRKYLYFEHTEPAA, encoded by the coding sequence ATGCAATCGGGCAAGCAACGCAGGCAGGGACACAACGGGAAGCGACACGCGGGACATCCGCCGGAGCTTCCGCGTGTCGCCACAGTGACCGAGGTACGGGCAGGCGTCTTTCGCCAGCCGGCCATGCAGACTCCGGTGTTGGTGTTGAACGCCTCCTATGAGCCGATCAACATCTGCGGTGCCCGCCGGGCTCTGGTTCTGGTGCTGAAGGGAGTAGCGCGGACCGAAGAAGAGCAGGGACAGATGTTGCACGCCGCAAAGGTGAACGTCCCGATGCCGAGCGTCATTCGTCTGCTGGAGTACCGAAGGATTCCGCACCAGACCAGGGCGCTGTCAAGAAAGAATATCCTGCTGCGCGACCGCAACAGCTGCCAGTACTGCGATGCAATTCTGACCGCAGCGGAGCTGACGCTGGACCACGTGATTCCGCGCTCACGCGGGGGACTGTCCACCTGGGAGAACCTCGTGGCGTGCTGCCATGCATGCAATCGCAAGAAGGGAAACCAGATGCTGCATGAGTTGACAGACATGCGTCTGAAGCGCGAGCCCAGGCCGTTCAGCCTGCACACCTCGCGCCACATCATGCGGATGATTGGAAGCGCAGACGCGGCGTGGAGGAAGTATCTTTACTTCGAGCATACCGAGCCTGCTGCTTGA
- a CDS encoding glycosyltransferase family 39 protein, translating to MNREPSSALSFLSKRRAVTEIVVLFVIALAVQAIGFKAKCGPYDEFLSLYGADRVLHGQMPYRDFWTMYGPAQFYLLAGFFKLFGVSILSGRIYDALIRAAIACASFTLTRLLTDNRWALAAFATVILWLTGIYYPAYNFPVYPAMLASLISCLFFAAWLRRPADQRSLFLAGLFVSLATIFRHDSGFYIFFAELVMLTWIHRTRPPGEPMSHLLANYGRRLGLYMAAVMLIAGPVYLLVVLRGGFSNVFYDLFYVPAVIYPKMRRLPFITPDLIQQLHRPFSWDGRVAVESLIVLLPIFTIVATALALATSRRSRIFPENWQRQTFVLLFLLASLFFFKGLIRVGPVQLLQSILVCLTLLAILFGHRRQLGHSVVVCLYATALFLGVCSAATLSHVLTFARVNLSDVVHPQAQDSFYRRCHVPSALSRARCMRVEPDVLAATLEIERRSTPDQFIYVGDGRHDRIFWNDVRLYFLSGRGSVTRWYDLHPGVQTTLAIQKEMIADLRREEPPVIAINTTWDDTVEPNDSRFSSGVTVLDDYIHSHYTASSHYGQITILTPSRPYTKQTP from the coding sequence TTGAACCGCGAGCCGTCCAGTGCTTTGTCTTTTCTGAGCAAAAGACGCGCCGTTACAGAGATCGTCGTGCTTTTTGTGATCGCTCTTGCCGTTCAAGCGATCGGCTTCAAGGCCAAATGCGGACCTTACGACGAATTTCTCTCGCTCTACGGCGCCGACCGCGTTCTGCACGGCCAGATGCCGTATCGTGACTTCTGGACGATGTACGGTCCCGCGCAGTTCTATCTGCTGGCCGGATTTTTCAAGCTCTTCGGAGTCAGCATACTCAGCGGACGCATCTACGACGCACTCATCCGTGCTGCAATTGCATGCGCCAGCTTCACCCTGACCCGCCTGCTGACGGACAACCGATGGGCGCTCGCCGCCTTTGCCACGGTCATCCTCTGGCTGACGGGAATCTATTACCCGGCCTATAACTTTCCGGTCTACCCTGCGATGCTCGCATCGCTGATAAGCTGTCTTTTCTTTGCCGCATGGCTGCGCCGCCCTGCCGACCAGCGCTCGCTCTTTCTTGCAGGGCTCTTCGTAAGCCTCGCCACTATCTTTCGCCACGACTCCGGCTTCTACATCTTCTTCGCCGAGCTGGTCATGCTGACATGGATCCACCGCACACGCCCGCCTGGCGAACCCATGAGCCACCTGCTCGCAAACTACGGCAGGCGCCTCGGTCTGTACATGGCAGCCGTCATGCTGATCGCCGGACCAGTCTATCTTCTCGTTGTTCTTCGCGGGGGCTTCAGCAATGTCTTCTACGACCTCTTCTACGTCCCGGCGGTGATCTATCCGAAGATGCGGCGGCTGCCGTTCATCACTCCCGATCTCATCCAGCAGCTCCACCGCCCGTTCTCCTGGGATGGCCGCGTCGCCGTCGAATCTTTGATTGTCCTGCTGCCCATCTTCACCATCGTTGCAACCGCGCTCGCGCTCGCCACCTCACGAAGATCGCGTATCTTCCCGGAGAATTGGCAGCGCCAGACCTTTGTCCTTCTCTTTCTGCTGGCATCACTGTTCTTCTTTAAGGGGCTCATTCGCGTCGGCCCGGTACAGCTTCTTCAAAGCATTCTGGTCTGCCTGACCCTGCTCGCCATTCTCTTCGGACACCGACGGCAGCTTGGCCACTCCGTCGTGGTCTGTCTCTACGCCACGGCGCTCTTTCTCGGGGTATGTTCCGCCGCGACGCTCTCACACGTGTTGACCTTCGCCCGAGTCAATCTTAGTGATGTAGTTCATCCGCAGGCCCAGGACTCCTTTTATCGACGCTGCCACGTTCCATCGGCGCTGAGTCGCGCGCGCTGCATGCGGGTGGAACCGGATGTGCTCGCCGCTACGCTGGAGATCGAACGCCGAAGCACGCCGGATCAGTTCATCTACGTAGGCGATGGCAGGCACGACCGCATCTTCTGGAATGACGTGCGCCTCTACTTTCTCTCAGGCCGCGGCTCCGTCACGCGATGGTACGATCTCCACCCGGGCGTGCAGACCACGCTCGCCATCCAGAAGGAGATGATCGCGGATCTCCGCCGCGAAGAGCCGCCGGTGATCGCCATCAACACCACATGGGACGATACGGTAGAGCCCAACGACAGCCGCTTCTCCAGCGGAGTCACCGTGCTCGATGACTACATCCACTCCCACTACACCGCAAGCTCACACTACGGCCAGATCACGATTCTGACGCCGTCACGCCCTTACACAAAGCAAACGCCTTAA
- a CDS encoding NAD(P)/FAD-dependent oxidoreductase produces MAKVLVIGAGVMGLATAWQALRDGHQVELVEGAPEAGGMAAHFNFDGDSIERFYHFICKTDFPTFDLLRELRMEDRLRWRPTSMGFYTDGHLHPWGNPVALLKLPNAPLLSKLRYGMLAFISTRRDAWPELENQSAKEWIIRWCGEDAYRRFWKTLLEFKFYEYADHISAAWIWTRIRRIGRSRSSIMQEELGYLDGGSQTLVDALVHSIEEQGGHIHLGSPVQFVTTSNNRVTGAETTTRHFAADYVISTVPTPHVAEMIPDLPEDWKQRYRSIQNIGVICVIYKLRKPVTHHFWVNVSIPNLTIPGVVELTNLRSEINSSIVYIPYYMPTTNEKFSWLDKDLVAEGFSCLLRLNPTLQASDIIATHVARLRYGQPVCEPGFAAKIPPVQTPITGLQIADTCYYYPEDRGIAESVRLGRAMARAIPRPIQAEKPAPSRVESTV; encoded by the coding sequence ATGGCTAAAGTTCTTGTAATCGGTGCAGGTGTAATGGGGCTGGCGACAGCATGGCAGGCGCTTCGCGATGGCCACCAGGTGGAATTGGTGGAAGGCGCTCCCGAGGCTGGCGGAATGGCAGCTCACTTCAACTTCGATGGAGATTCCATCGAGCGGTTTTATCACTTTATCTGCAAGACCGATTTCCCAACCTTCGATCTGCTGCGCGAGTTGCGCATGGAAGACCGGCTGCGCTGGCGCCCAACCTCCATGGGCTTCTATACCGACGGACATCTGCATCCGTGGGGAAATCCGGTGGCCCTTCTCAAGCTTCCCAATGCCCCCCTGCTGTCGAAGCTGCGCTACGGCATGCTCGCCTTTATCAGCACCCGCCGGGATGCCTGGCCGGAGTTGGAAAACCAGTCCGCGAAGGAGTGGATCATCCGCTGGTGCGGAGAGGATGCCTACCGCCGGTTCTGGAAGACCCTGCTCGAGTTCAAATTTTACGAGTACGCCGACCATATCTCCGCGGCCTGGATATGGACCCGCATCCGTCGCATCGGCCGCTCGCGGTCCAGCATCATGCAGGAAGAGCTGGGCTATCTTGACGGGGGCTCGCAGACCCTGGTCGACGCTCTCGTCCACTCGATCGAAGAGCAGGGAGGGCATATCCACCTCGGCTCGCCCGTGCAGTTCGTCACCACCAGCAATAACCGCGTGACCGGCGCAGAAACCACCACGCGGCACTTCGCCGCCGACTACGTCATCTCTACCGTCCCTACTCCGCACGTGGCCGAAATGATCCCTGATCTCCCGGAAGACTGGAAGCAGCGATACCGCTCCATCCAGAACATCGGGGTCATCTGCGTGATCTACAAACTGCGGAAGCCGGTCACCCACCATTTCTGGGTCAACGTCTCGATCCCCAATCTGACCATTCCAGGCGTGGTGGAACTGACCAACCTGCGCAGTGAGATCAACAGCTCTATCGTCTACATTCCGTATTACATGCCGACGACCAATGAAAAGTTCTCATGGCTCGACAAGGATCTCGTCGCCGAGGGATTCAGCTGCCTGCTGCGTTTGAACCCTACCCTCCAGGCGAGCGATATCATCGCGACCCACGTTGCGCGTCTGCGCTACGGCCAGCCGGTCTGTGAGCCTGGCTTCGCTGCGAAGATTCCTCCCGTGCAGACCCCAATCACCGGCCTGCAGATCGCCGACACCTGCTACTACTACCCGGAGGATCGGGGTATCGCCGAGAGCGTACGCCTGGGGCGTGCGATGGCGCGTGCGATTCCCAGGCCAATTCAGGCAGAAAAGCCGGCGCCGTCCAGGGTGGAGTCGACTGTTTGA
- a CDS encoding outer membrane lipoprotein-sorting protein, translating into MKFASALSASIFAACLLPLSANSSRFFSFVPNWHSTVYAAEDQGFGPLDPSPPSGITVDEIIKRIGQRESEFNRARENYIFRQSVKVQTISDDTGKPDGEYYQVTDITFDKQGRREERVVFAPQTTLERVQMTPTDFDEIEHRLPFVLTAEEMPQYDIKYLGRQRVDELDTYVFEAGPRTIEKGKHYFQGKVWVDQQDYQIVLVNGQTVPQDTRRGHADLQPPFTTYYEQVDGKYWFPTYTRADGTLHFPAANGAPRQDVHMRNIVRYTDYKQFRATSRIIYNGEDITNNRAPEDDKSQQSQQQPQQSSPPAAAPR; encoded by the coding sequence ATGAAATTTGCCTCAGCGCTCTCCGCCAGCATTTTCGCAGCGTGCCTCCTCCCGCTATCGGCAAACTCTTCACGTTTTTTCAGCTTTGTCCCAAATTGGCACAGCACCGTCTATGCCGCTGAGGACCAGGGATTTGGCCCGCTCGATCCCTCCCCGCCAAGCGGCATCACCGTGGACGAGATCATCAAGCGCATCGGACAGCGGGAGAGCGAGTTCAACCGCGCCCGTGAGAACTACATTTTCCGCCAGTCCGTGAAGGTCCAGACCATCTCCGACGACACCGGCAAGCCGGACGGCGAGTATTACCAGGTCACGGACATTACCTTCGACAAGCAGGGCCGCCGCGAAGAGCGCGTCGTCTTTGCCCCCCAGACCACGCTTGAGCGTGTCCAGATGACGCCGACCGACTTCGACGAGATCGAGCATCGCCTGCCCTTCGTGCTGACCGCCGAGGAGATGCCGCAGTACGACATCAAGTACCTGGGCCGACAGCGCGTCGACGAGTTGGATACCTATGTCTTTGAGGCGGGCCCGAGGACCATCGAGAAAGGGAAGCACTACTTCCAGGGAAAAGTATGGGTCGACCAGCAGGATTACCAGATCGTTCTGGTGAACGGCCAGACCGTCCCCCAGGATACCCGGCGCGGCCATGCCGACCTGCAGCCTCCCTTCACCACCTACTACGAGCAGGTGGACGGTAAATACTGGTTCCCCACCTACACCAGGGCCGATGGCACTCTGCATTTCCCGGCAGCCAACGGCGCTCCCCGGCAAGACGTTCATATGCGTAACATCGTCCGTTACACGGACTATAAGCAGTTCCGCGCCACCAGCCGCATCATCTACAACGGCGAGGACATTACCAACAACCGCGCTCCGGAAGACGACAAGAGCCAGCAGAGCCAGCAACAGCCGCAGCAGTCATCACCACCGGCGGCTGCACCCAGATAA
- a CDS encoding S9 family peptidase encodes MRRLAWVLTPFMMGGAVAAAQSSQGGLKTSVADAQNEPSATIAGEPENDAAGRRPMTFADLQRMKRLGDPQISPSGKWVMFSATEVDLTANTKVTHLWVVPIDGRGEHQVTFWKEGESEGRFSPDGKHVAFISMDGGKSSQIYIADWNEVEGKLGPPKQLTHISTEADGPVWSPDSQRLLFVSRVYPDCSDEEIWRDEDSCNRRRDEAAEKSPVKAMVFDHLLYRHWDSYIGPKRSHVLVVSATDGNDTRDLTPRRWIGDAEAPVFSLGGPVGYAWAPDSHEIAFVTNLDAVPAASTNNDVFTLRLDGEDERPVKVSTSPGSDDAPAYSPDGRWLAFRSQSRAGYESDRFRLMVFDRQFGKSAAVAQTEKPGRSARSEAAPIKELLPALDGWVDEFRWAPNSKTIYFVTEEMGEANVLSVSVDLPEATAIANKAEYSELQVSPDGRTIITSMMTVRSPTAISAIPLNAEGRGGAPVVRLTHMNDAVLKQLELPRMESFMFPGAGNTTVQGFLLRPPGFDATKKYPMKFLIHGGPQGAWGDAWSYRWNPELMAASGYVVVMINPRGSTGYGQAFIDGVNGDWGGKPYVDLMKGLDYAEQHYSFIDKTRECALGGSYGAYMANWILTHTNRFACIVTHDGMYNPQSAYGTTEELWFNEWEFRAPGDKEPGQPWRYAEKPVSADPFRKWSPMLSIQNAKTPTLVIHGQKDYRLDLSEGLQLFTALQRLHVPSRMLYFPDEGHWVLKPQNSQRWYEEVGEWCDRWTRSNTYSSTVQ; translated from the coding sequence ATGAGACGATTGGCATGGGTACTGACGCCGTTCATGATGGGAGGCGCTGTCGCTGCAGCCCAGAGCTCTCAGGGGGGATTGAAAACATCTGTCGCGGATGCGCAGAATGAGCCTTCTGCGACGATCGCCGGAGAACCGGAGAACGATGCAGCGGGCCGCCGCCCGATGACCTTTGCCGACCTGCAACGAATGAAGCGGCTCGGCGATCCACAAATCTCCCCCTCAGGCAAGTGGGTCATGTTTTCAGCGACGGAAGTCGATCTAACGGCCAATACCAAGGTCACTCATCTGTGGGTCGTCCCCATCGACGGCAGAGGCGAACATCAGGTTACCTTCTGGAAGGAAGGGGAGAGCGAAGGGCGATTCTCTCCTGACGGGAAGCATGTCGCATTTATCTCGATGGACGGTGGCAAGTCCTCACAGATCTATATCGCGGATTGGAACGAGGTGGAAGGCAAACTTGGTCCTCCGAAGCAGTTGACGCACATTAGTACCGAGGCGGATGGGCCGGTATGGTCGCCGGATTCGCAGCGTCTTCTCTTCGTCTCTCGCGTCTATCCCGACTGCAGCGATGAAGAGATATGGCGCGATGAGGACAGCTGCAATCGAAGGAGAGATGAGGCCGCAGAGAAGAGCCCGGTCAAGGCGATGGTCTTTGATCACCTGCTCTACCGGCATTGGGACTCCTACATTGGTCCAAAACGCAGTCACGTTCTTGTGGTCAGCGCCACCGACGGCAACGATACACGCGACCTGACGCCGCGCCGATGGATCGGAGATGCAGAGGCGCCGGTCTTCTCGCTGGGCGGCCCGGTCGGCTACGCCTGGGCCCCCGATTCGCACGAGATCGCCTTTGTCACCAATCTCGACGCCGTTCCCGCGGCAAGCACGAACAATGACGTGTTTACGCTTCGCCTGGATGGAGAAGACGAGCGGCCAGTCAAGGTTTCGACTTCGCCGGGCAGTGACGATGCGCCGGCCTACTCTCCCGATGGCCGCTGGCTGGCCTTCCGTTCACAGTCGCGTGCCGGTTATGAGAGTGACCGCTTTCGCCTGATGGTCTTTGACCGACAGTTTGGAAAGAGTGCCGCAGTGGCACAGACAGAAAAGCCGGGGCGATCGGCCAGGTCGGAGGCGGCCCCGATCAAGGAGCTATTGCCTGCTCTTGATGGCTGGGTCGATGAGTTTCGCTGGGCTCCGAATTCAAAGACGATCTACTTTGTGACCGAGGAGATGGGTGAAGCGAACGTGCTCTCGGTCAGCGTCGATCTGCCTGAAGCTACTGCGATCGCCAACAAGGCTGAGTACAGCGAACTGCAGGTCTCTCCCGACGGTCGCACGATCATCACCTCCATGATGACGGTCCGCAGCCCCACTGCGATCTCAGCCATACCGCTCAACGCCGAGGGACGCGGCGGAGCGCCGGTCGTTCGTCTTACCCATATGAACGATGCTGTGCTGAAGCAACTTGAGCTGCCTCGGATGGAGAGCTTCATGTTTCCCGGTGCTGGAAATACGACTGTGCAGGGATTTCTGCTGCGCCCCCCGGGATTCGACGCGACAAAGAAGTATCCGATGAAGTTCCTGATCCACGGTGGACCACAGGGAGCCTGGGGAGATGCATGGAGCTACCGCTGGAATCCTGAGCTGATGGCGGCAAGCGGATACGTCGTCGTGATGATCAATCCGCGCGGCTCAACCGGATACGGACAGGCGTTTATCGACGGAGTCAACGGTGACTGGGGCGGCAAGCCCTATGTCGATCTGATGAAGGGTCTCGATTACGCCGAGCAGCACTACAGCTTCATAGATAAGACACGCGAGTGTGCGCTCGGGGGCAGTTATGGCGCCTATATGGCCAATTGGATTCTGACCCATACGAACCGCTTCGCCTGCATCGTGACCCACGACGGCATGTACAACCCGCAGAGCGCCTATGGAACCACCGAAGAGCTGTGGTTCAACGAGTGGGAGTTTCGCGCACCCGGCGACAAAGAGCCCGGCCAGCCCTGGCGCTATGCGGAGAAGCCTGTTTCTGCCGACCCGTTCCGGAAGTGGTCACCCATGCTCTCGATCCAGAATGCGAAGACGCCGACGCTGGTCATCCACGGCCAGAAGGACTATCGCCTCGATCTCAGCGAGGGTCTTCAGCTCTTCACCGCGCTGCAGCGCCTGCACGTTCCCTCGCGAATGCTCTACTTTCCCGACGAAGGGCATTGGGTTCTGAAGCCGCAGAACTCGCAGCGCTGGTATGAAGAGGTGGGCGAGTGGTGCGATCGCTGGACACGATCGAATACCTACTCGAGTACGGTGCAGTGA
- a CDS encoding regulatory protein RecX, whose translation MVRSLDTIEYLLEYGAVMAFARPKKKREPLGEAALFEYAVGALARRMRTVRDLKRLMRTRAEEGEAGERAMDRVVARLKELNYLSDTRFAADYTRLRKENEKFGRRRVQQDLVQKGIHKDLIASTLATAYDDVDEVALAREYVARKRMKRPEGEDAKKQAARIMGRLMRAGFSAGAIFKVLREWDVEVEEIEEPQAEES comes from the coding sequence GTGGTGCGATCGCTGGACACGATCGAATACCTACTCGAGTACGGTGCAGTGATGGCCTTCGCGCGACCCAAAAAGAAGCGTGAGCCACTGGGAGAAGCTGCTCTCTTCGAGTACGCTGTGGGCGCGCTGGCGCGCAGGATGCGGACGGTTCGCGACCTGAAGCGCCTGATGCGTACCCGCGCGGAAGAAGGCGAGGCTGGCGAGCGAGCGATGGATCGGGTCGTGGCCCGGCTGAAAGAGCTGAACTACCTGAGCGATACTCGTTTCGCCGCCGACTACACGCGGCTGCGTAAGGAAAACGAGAAGTTTGGCCGCAGGCGCGTCCAGCAGGACCTTGTCCAGAAAGGCATCCACAAGGATCTGATCGCCTCCACCCTTGCCACTGCCTACGATGATGTCGATGAGGTTGCGCTGGCGCGAGAGTACGTCGCGCGGAAACGGATGAAGCGCCCCGAAGGAGAAGACGCGAAGAAGCAGGCCGCCCGCATCATGGGAAGGCTGATGCGAGCAGGATTTTCCGCGGGAGCCATCTTCAAGGTGCTGCGCGAGTGGGATGTTGAGGTCGAAGAGATCGAAGAGCCGCAGGCCGAGGAGTCCTGA